In Clostridia bacterium, the sequence CAGTCGGATGTGATTTCCTCGCCCTTCAGTGTAAATACAGCATACCTTGTAGGCGGCAGCTGTCTTGCAACACATTCTATGGGGATGTCCTCCAGTCTGCTCACAATAACACCGGCAAACACATCAAAAAGGCCGGTTTCTATAGTCTGTTGGGTTATGAAGTGTATTTCAAAGGTGCAATCCTGAAAGCGGACATTTTTTATCAGTCCGGAGTTTGTACTATAATACTTGTAAAACCGTTTCCACAATTCACCGATTTGATTTTCTTCGCTCCATGCTGAAGCTTTTTCAAAGGGATCGCCGAAGAAATTCATACCTATAAGAAAGAAAGTTTCTACTTCGGTTATTCTTATAAATTCCATATATATCACCTTTCAGATGCAGCATTCATCAATTTAGCCGGTCGGCTCAGATAAAACCATGTTTTATCAAAGCTTCGTAGGCGTACTCCAGGTCACCATATAAGCAGTTTTTACCAAACTAACATGACGAGATGAATTAATTATATAATATGCGCTACCAATAGGCGAGAGCAAATTTCATCAAATCACTACCTCAAATTGCCTTAATAGGTACTGTAATCAAGCAATAATAGTCAAGAAGTTTTTTTATGCCAATGGTAAAATTTTAACATAAAAAATTATTTGATAAGGATGGGGTTTAAGATGAGTGAAGAAATCAGAATATCACCAATCGGGTTTGTTAAAGTTATAAATAACCGGCAAATGCTGGTTATAAACAAGGAATTCATAGAGGCTATGGACGGTCTGGATGGTTTTAGCCATATAAATGTACTTTGGTGGTGCAACTTGTTTGATAATAGTGAATACCGAAATATTTTGACATCAGAGCAGCCATATAAAAACGCACCTGAAAAACTTGGTATCTTCGCAACAAGGGCACCAATCAGACCAAATCCGGTAGCATTAACAACAGTGTCACTAATCGGGATAGATAAAAAAACAGGTGAAATACATGTAGACTATATTGATGCTGAAGAGGGTACTCCGATAATAGATATTAAACCATACTACCCTTGTTCAGATAGAGTCAAAAACGTAACTACGCCTGAATGGAGCTCCGGTTGGCCGGCATGGAGAGAGGATTCTGCTCACTTTGACTGGAGTTCGGTCTTTATTAATGCCAGATAAAGTGAATTACTTCCCCAAGGAAATAAGGAGTAAATATCCCTGGGGAAGTAGTTTTACAATGTTCCTTCTCCCGGATGCCAGTCAATAGGACACAAACCACCGGATTGCAGGGCTTGAAGAACTCTTAGCGTTTCATCAACACTTCTTCCTACATTTAAGTCATGTACGACAGAATATCTTACATATCCTTTAGGATCTAAAATAAATAATCCCCTAAGTGCAATTCCTTCTTCGTCAATTAATATGCCGTAGCTGCGCGTGACAGATTTGGTCATGTCAGAAGCCAGCGGATAATTAATCTTACCGAGTCCACCATTTTCTATTTCAGTATTGATCCATGCCTTATGTGAGAACTTGCTGTCAACACTTACCCCAAGAACCTCCGCATTAAACTTTTTGAATTCATCAATTCTTTTGCTGATTCCTGAGATTTCTGTAGGACATACAAATGTAAAATCAAGGGGGTAAAAGAAGAGTACAAGCCATTTATCTCTATAGCCGGATGAGGTAACTTCTATAAAGTCCTCTCCGTTACCGCTTACAGCTTCCATCTTGAAATCCGGCGCAATTTTGCCTACAAGTCTTTCCATGCTTATCTCCATTCCTTTCAGATTTTTTTGTTCCATATTTAAATCTGATCCAAAGAGCAGTTATTGGGGCAGACACTCTGCTCAGCTAAACTTATTATTCCCCAAAGCTGCGGTAATAATCTCAATAGAAAGTTTTAAATCTGAAAATCTGGTTAAAATAATGCTAAGCTTATATATTGATAAAAAAATATCAAAAAATATTTACAATTTATAAGACATGCGATATTCTATTAATGTTAAATTTTACGCATTGGAGGGAAATATTACTATGAAACAATACCTGGAAATTGAAAGCGTATTCGCTAGAGAAATATTGGATTCAAGAGGAAATCCTACTGTTGAGGTAGAAGTTATAGTTGAAGGCGGTTTTGTTGGAAGGGCAGCAGTTCCGTCAGGAGCTTCAACAGGAGCTTTTGAAGCTGTTGAATTAAGAGATGGAGATAAAGGCAGATACCTTGGAAAAGGTGTTGAGAAAGCTGTAGATAACGTTAACAATATCATAGCTCCTGAAGTAGAAGGAATGAATGTATTTGATCAGGTTGCTATAGATAGATTGATGATAGCTCTTGACGGTACACCTAACAAATCAAAATTAGGAGCAAATGCTATCCTTGGCGTATCACTTGCAGTTGCTAAAGCTGCAGCTGAAGCTATCGGATTAAGCCTTTACCAGTACATAGGCGGTGTAAATGCCAAGAACTTACCTGTCCCTATGATGAACATTATAAATGGTGGCAAACACGCAGACAATAGCGTTAATATACAGGAATTCATGATCATGCCAGTGGGAGCAACGAGCTTCAAACAAGCTCTTCAGTGGTGTGCGGAAGTATTCCACAACCTCAAAAAGGTATTAAGCGCAAAAGGTTACAGTACGGCAGTTGGTGATGAAGGTGGTTTCGCTCCAAACCTGAAAGCTGACGAAGAAGCTATACAGGTAATAATCGAAGCTGTAGAAAAAGCCGGCTATAAACCTGGTTCTGATTTCAGAATTGCTATAGATGCTGCAGCTACAGAAATGTACGAAGCTGCAAAAGAAAAGGGTCAGGAAGGAAAGTATTACTTCTGGAAATCTGATATAATGAAGACTAAGGAAGAAATGGTTAACTTCTGGGCAGAGCTGGCAGAAAAATATCCAATAATTTCACTTGAAGACGGTGTATCAGAAGAGGACTGGGAAGCATGGAAAATGCTCACTGATAAACTTGGCGACAAGATACAGCTTGTTGGAGATGATCTTTTTGTTACAAACACTGAAAGGCTTAAAAGAGGTATTGACATGGGAGTTGCAAATTCAATTCTCATCAAAGTTAATCAGATCGGTAGCTTGACAGAAACTCTCGAAGCTATTGAAATGGCTAACAGAGCTGGCTATACTGCTGTTACTTCTCACAGGTCAGGTG encodes:
- a CDS encoding GyrI-like domain-containing protein, translated to MEFIRITEVETFFLIGMNFFGDPFEKASAWSEENQIGELWKRFYKYYSTNSGLIKNVRFQDCTFEIHFITQQTIETGLFDVFAGVIVSRLEDIPIECVARQLPPTRYAVFTLKGEEITSDWGGEILNTWLGKEYEVSYNFSVLCYDKRFKGIDSVESSEMDVYIPVREKNI
- a CDS encoding SAM-dependent methyltransferase, which encodes MSEEIRISPIGFVKVINNRQMLVINKEFIEAMDGLDGFSHINVLWWCNLFDNSEYRNILTSEQPYKNAPEKLGIFATRAPIRPNPVALTTVSLIGIDKKTGEIHVDYIDAEEGTPIIDIKPYYPCSDRVKNVTTPEWSSGWPAWREDSAHFDWSSVFINAR
- a CDS encoding peroxiredoxin encodes the protein MERLVGKIAPDFKMEAVSGNGEDFIEVTSSGYRDKWLVLFFYPLDFTFVCPTEISGISKRIDEFKKFNAEVLGVSVDSKFSHKAWINTEIENGGLGKINYPLASDMTKSVTRSYGILIDEEGIALRGLFILDPKGYVRYSVVHDLNVGRSVDETLRVLQALQSGGLCPIDWHPGEGTL
- the eno gene encoding phosphopyruvate hydratase, whose protein sequence is MKQYLEIESVFAREILDSRGNPTVEVEVIVEGGFVGRAAVPSGASTGAFEAVELRDGDKGRYLGKGVEKAVDNVNNIIAPEVEGMNVFDQVAIDRLMIALDGTPNKSKLGANAILGVSLAVAKAAAEAIGLSLYQYIGGVNAKNLPVPMMNIINGGKHADNSVNIQEFMIMPVGATSFKQALQWCAEVFHNLKKVLSAKGYSTAVGDEGGFAPNLKADEEAIQVIIEAVEKAGYKPGSDFRIAIDAAATEMYEAAKEKGQEGKYYFWKSDIMKTKEEMVNFWAELAEKYPIISLEDGVSEEDWEAWKMLTDKLGDKIQLVGDDLFVTNTERLKRGIDMGVANSILIKVNQIGSLTETLEAIEMANRAGYTAVTSHRSGETEDATIADIAVATNSGQIKTGAPSRTDRVAKYNQLLRIEEELGEVAEYPGLAAWFNLKNK